A single genomic interval of Coturnix japonica isolate 7356 chromosome 14, Coturnix japonica 2.1, whole genome shotgun sequence harbors:
- the TRAF7 gene encoding E3 ubiquitin-protein ligase TRAF7 isoform X3, with protein MSLRSTFSLHEEEEEPEPLVFAEQPSVKLCCQLCCSVFKDPVITTCGHTFCRRCALTSEKCPVDNAKLTVVVNNIAVAEQIGELFIHCKYGCRPAASSKPAAFEVDPRGCPFTIKLSVRKDHESSCDYRPVRCPNNPSCPPLLKMNLEAHLKECEHIKCPHSKYGCTFIGNQDTYETHLEMCKFEGLKEFLQQTDDRFHEMQVAMAQKDQEIAFLRSMLGKLSEKIDQLEKNLELKFDVLDENQSKLSEDLMEFRRDASMLNDELSHINARLNMGILGSYDPQQIFKCKGTFVGHQGPVWCLCVYSIGDLLFSGSSDKTIKVWDTCTTYKCQKTLEGHDGIVLALCIQGNKLYSGSADCTIIVWDIQNLQKVNTIRAHDNPVCTLVSSHNMLFSGSLKAIKVWDIVGTELKLKKELTGLNHWVRALVASQNYLYSGSYQTIKIWDIRNLECVHVLQTSGGSVYSIAVTNHHIVCGTYENLIHVWDIETKEQVRTLTGHVGTVYALAVISTPDQTKVFSASYDRSLRVWSMDNMICTQTLLRHQGSVTALAVSRGRLFSGAVDSTVKVWTC; from the exons gAGCCACTGGTGTTTGCTGAACAGCCATCTGTGAAACTGTGCTGCCAACTGTGCTGTAGTGTGTTTAAGGATCCGGTCATCACAACCTGTGGG CACACGTTTTGTAGAAGATGTGCCTTAACATCTG AGAAGTGCCCTGTGGACAACGCCAAGCTGACTGTGGTGGTGAACAACATCGCGGTGGCCGAGCAGATCGGGGAGCTCTTCATCCACTGCAAGTATGGCTGCCGGCCTGCAGCCAGTAGTAAGCCTGCTGCCTTTGAGGTGGACCCCCGTGGATGCCCGTTTACAATTAAACTGAGTGTCAGGAA AGATCATGAAAGCAGCTGTGATTACAGGCCAGTTCGTTGCCCCAATAACCCCAGCTGCCCACCTCTCCTGAAAATGAACCTGGAGGCACACCTGAAAGAGTGCGAACACATCAAGTGTCCCCACTCCAAGTATGG GTGTACATTCATAGGAAATCAAGACACCTATGAGACCCACTTGGAGATGTGCAAGTTTGAGGGTCTGAAGGAGTTTCTGCAGCAGACGGATGATCGTTTCCATGAGATGCAGGTGGCAATGGCACAGAAGGACCAAGAAATTGCCTTCCTGCGCTCCATGCTGGGGAAGCTCTCAGAGAAGATTGACCAGCTGGAGAAGAATCTGGAACTCAAGTTTG ATGTGCTGGATGAGAACCAGAGCAAGCTGAGCGAGGACCTGATGGAGTTCCGCAGGGATGCCTCCATGCTGAAC GATGAGCTCTCCCACATTAATGCTCGACTCAACATGGGCATCCTTGGAT CCTATGATCCTCAGCAGATCTTCAAGTGCAAGGGGACCTTCGTGGGGCACCAGGGCCCCGTCTGGTGTCTATGTGTTTACTCCATAGgagatttgcttttcagtggcTCTTCAGACAAAACCATTAAG GTGTGGGATACCTGTACCACATACAAGTGCCAAAAGACCCTGGAAGGTCACGATGGAATTGTACTGGCTCTCTGTATCCAAGG GAACAAGCTATACAGTGGCTCTGCTGACTGCACCATTATT GTCTGGGATATCCAAAACCTGCAGAAAGTGAACACAATCCGAGCTCACGACAATCCTGTTTGCACTTTGGTCTCCTCGCACAACATGCTGTTCAGCGGCTCCCTCAAAGCCATCAAG GTCTGGGATATTGTGGGTACTGAGCTCAAACTGAAGAAAGAGCTGACAGGTCTCAATCACTGGGTGCGAGCGCTGGTGGCTTCTCAAAACTATCTGTACAGTGGATCATACCAAACCATCAAG ATTTGGGACATCCGAAACTTGGAGTGTGTGCATGTGCTGCAGACCTCAGGAGGCAGCGTCTACTCCATCGCAGTTACAAACCACCACATTGTGTGTGGCACCTACGAGAACCTCATCCAT GTCTGGGACATAGAGACCAAGGAACAAGTCCGCACACTGACTGGTCACGTGGGTACAGTTTATGCCCTTGCTGTCATCTCCACACCAGATCAAACCAAAGTCTTCAGTGCATCGTATGACCGGTCTCTCAGG GTGTGGAGCATGGACAACATGATCTGTACTCAGACGCTGCTGCGGCACCAGGGCAGTGTCACTGCCCTTGCAGTTTCCAGGGGTCGCCTCTTCTCTGGCGCTGTGGACAGCACTGTAAAG GTCTGGACGTGCTAG